One window from the genome of Vespula pensylvanica isolate Volc-1 chromosome 19, ASM1446617v1, whole genome shotgun sequence encodes:
- the LOC122635870 gene encoding uncharacterized protein LOC122635870, producing the protein MPYCILLLLIAVATQASLYLPPTIQEEHFLEKRHHQNTIDTLNDFIDAVNSYAKYFGNSRLSDDFDKAKEIPIDLPADYETVDTFNPNPSIRDQEYLQHSTLWSHQHANDYYRGNDRHRIQAASLKSGKDEKTENALPAYCTPPNPCPIGYTSENNCLVDFENTAAFSRHYQSIQDCMCDTEHMADCSSNSISNSGLPGMRISNSDFDQIVEFQEENPFFQGEKLPIAAKKGTNVVY; encoded by the exons ATGCCGTACTGTATTCTACTTCTCTTGATAGCCGTTGCTACCCAGGCATCGTTATATTTACCACCTACGATTCAG GAAGAACATTTCCTGGAGAAAAGACATCATCAAAATACCATCGATACGTTGAATGATTTTATCGACGCTGTCAACTCCTACGCCAAATATTTTGGCAATTCTCGATTGTCCGATGACTTTGACAAGGCCAAGGAAATACCGATAGATTTACCGGCTGATTACGAAACCGTTGATACGTTCAACCCCAATCCAAGTATTCGCGATCAAGAATACCTGCAACACAGTACTTTGTGGAGTCATCAGCATGCGAATGATTATTACAGGGGTAACGATAGACATAGGATACAGGCTGCTAGTTTAAAAAGTggaaaagatgagaaaacTGAAAATGCATTACCTGCTTATTGCACACCACCGAATCCTTGCCCAATAGGATATACCA GTGAAAACAACTGTCTTGTCGATTTTGAGAACACGGCGGCGTTTAGTCGTCATTATCAAAGCATACAGGATTGCATGTGCGATACCGAGCACATGGCAGATTGTTCGTCTAATTCTATTAGCAATAGTGGACTTCCTGGTATGCGTATTTCAAATTCCGATTTTGATCAGATCGTCGAATTTCAG gaaGAGAACCCGTTCTTCCAAGGAGAAAAATTACCGATAGCTGCGAAAAAAGGTACAAATGTGGTTTACTAA
- the LOC122635869 gene encoding TATA-box-binding protein-like, translating into MRFKMVSTLSILLGSFWANFRRNGCQPVQPRVQTTLFVFNKFTNSVRRKEGGMATLEQDDNEELKQLLNAPVRNITEDICMAPPLSTNVPRPSTSQNVNPSTTMNPMVPNTANSTKEIPEACVQNVVSTVNLGTELRLMYINTRTRNSEYNPARFTGLIMRIRNPTTTALIFRSGKLVCTGARSEADSCLAARKFARIIQKLGFPAKFYNFKVQNIVATCDLKFPIKLENLNQMHGQFSSYEPELYSGLIYRMVLPRVVLLIFVNGKIVLTGAKKRSELQDALNNIYPILKSFRKQ; encoded by the exons ATGCGTTTCAAGATGGTTTCGACTCTTTCCATCTTACTTGGATCATTTTGGGCCAACTTCAGGCGTAACGGTTGTCAACCGGTGCAGCCACGTGTTCAGACAACTCTGTttgtttttaacaaatttacaaACTCAgttcgaaggaaagaaggaggaatgGCAACTCTCGAGCAAGACGATAACGAAGAGTTGAAACAATTATTGAACGCTCCTGTGAGAAATATTACCGAGGATATATGTATGGCTCCGCCGTTATCG ACTAACGTGCCACGGCCCAGTACATCTCAAAATGTTAATCCGTCTACTACCATGAATCCAATGGTACCCAATACGGCCAATAGTACAAAAGAAATTCCAGAGGCTTGTGTACA aaaCGTCGTTTCTACCGTTAACTTAGGTACGGAATTAAGACTGATGTACATTAATACAAGAACTAGGAATTCGGAATACAATCCAGCAAGATTCACCGGTTTAATAATGAGAATACGTAATCCCACGACGACGGCTTTAATTTTTCGTTCTGGAAAATTAGTCTGTACCGGTGCTAGAAGCGAAGCAGATTCTTGTTTGGCAGCAAGAAAGTTTGCTAGGATTATACAAAAATTGGGTTTCCCA gccaaattttataattttaaagtaCAAAATATAGTTGCCACGTGCGATCTTAAATTTCCTATTAAATTGgaaaatttaaatcaaatgCATGGTCAGTTTTCTAGTTACGAACCAGAGCTCTATTCAGGTTTAATATATAGGATGGTTTTACCAAGAGTGGTATTACTCATATTTGTAAATGGAAAGATTGTATTAACTG GTGCAAAGAAACGGTCCGAATTACAGGACgcattaaataacatttatccGATATTGAAAAGTTTCAGAAAGCAGTAA
- the LOC122635866 gene encoding intraflagellar transport protein 52 homolog isoform X2 gives MSSIFGGGSSDNNVNVVIFDTSKNERKLNEEFKVLQRKLKPKWKLVENNDTITEESLTSGRVFVLPGPRNKFTEIEMNTIRNFVNNGGNVLVMLGEGGENKSNTNINFLIEEYGVMVNNDSVVRMGYNQTLHPKECLVSQGLSNKSTFLKNHNEYSDINFLYPYGATLNVVQPSVVALSSGSIAIPMNRPICAYYSGKNGSGKLVVLGSARMFTDPYIEREKNSALQEMIFDFFDSNDTAEKDFQSDDVDVFPPSFQELPPPALELFDLDEAFSSDLLKLSQLTNKYMSTKNLSSDTELDHYIREFGGILRISSSDTHTASEVLNRVFQKISSYKTMQERNEYT, from the exons atgagtTCGATCTTTGGTGGGGGGAGTAGCGACAATAATGTTAACGTTGTCATCTTCGATACGtcaaagaatgaaagaaaattgaacgaGGAGTTCAAAGTGTTGCAGAGAAAGTTAAAACCAAAATGGAAATTGGTCGA AAACAACGATACCATCACCGAGGAGTCACTGACAAGTGGAAGGGTCTTTGTACTCCCGGGACCGAGAAATAAGTTCACCGAAATCGAAATGAACACTATCCGTAATTTTGTCAACAACGGCGGCAACGTTCTGGTGATGTTGGGCGAAGGTGGCGAAAACAAATCGAAcactaatattaatttcttgatCGAGGAATACGGGGTGATGGTGAACAATG ACAGCGTTGTACGTATGGGTTACAATCAAACGTTGCACCCGAAGGAATGTCTCGTCTCTCAAGGCTTGTCCAACAAATCGACGTTTTTGAAGAATCACAACGAATACTC AGACATCAATTTCCTATATCCATACGGTGCAACATTGAACGTTGTGCAACCATCGGTGGTCGCGTTGTCAAGCGGCTCGATTGCTATTCCAATGAACAGACCTATCTGTGCTTACTATTCGGGTAAAAACGGATCTGGTAAATTGGTTGTTTTGGGCTCGGCCAGGATGTTTACGGATCCCTATATCGAGAGGGAGAAGAATAGTGCCTTGCAAGAAATGattttcgatttcttcgatTCGAACGATACGGCCGAGAAAGATTTTCAATCGGACGACGTCGAT GTGTTTCCACCGAGCTTTCAGGAATTACCACCACCAGCATTAGAGTTATTTGACCTGGACGAAGCATTCAGTTCTGACTTATTAAAGTTATCCCAAttgacgaataaatatatgtcgACTAAGAATTTATCGAGCGACACCGAATTAGATCATTATATTAGAGAATTTGGCGGTATATTAAGGATCAGCAGTTCCGATACTCATACGGCCAGCGAAGTATTGAATCGTGTTTTTCAAAAGATATCCAGCTATAAGACCAtgcaagaaagaaacgaatacaCCTGA
- the LOC122635866 gene encoding intraflagellar transport protein 52 homolog isoform X1, with the protein MSSIFGGGSSDNNVNVVIFDTSKNERKLNEEFKVLQRKLKPKWKLVENNDTITEESLTSGRVFVLPGPRNKFTEIEMNTIRNFVNNGGNVLVMLGEGGENKSNTNINFLIEEYGVMVNNDSVVRMGYNQTLHPKECLVSQGLSNKSTFLKNHNEYSDINFLYPYGATLNVVQPSVVALSSGSIAIPMNRPICAYYSGKNGSGKLVVLGSARMFTDPYIEREKNSALQEMIFDFFDSNDTAEKDFQSDDVDFWEYNFVPDITQQADNPKVCTQDLDNIEVPREYTKLFKHHFYSINLNMVPAAIKAYETLGVKHESLSLIPPHFEAPLPPTQASVFPPSFQELPPPALELFDLDEAFSSDLLKLSQLTNKYMSTKNLSSDTELDHYIREFGGILRISSSDTHTASEVLNRVFQKISSYKTMQERNEYT; encoded by the exons atgagtTCGATCTTTGGTGGGGGGAGTAGCGACAATAATGTTAACGTTGTCATCTTCGATACGtcaaagaatgaaagaaaattgaacgaGGAGTTCAAAGTGTTGCAGAGAAAGTTAAAACCAAAATGGAAATTGGTCGA AAACAACGATACCATCACCGAGGAGTCACTGACAAGTGGAAGGGTCTTTGTACTCCCGGGACCGAGAAATAAGTTCACCGAAATCGAAATGAACACTATCCGTAATTTTGTCAACAACGGCGGCAACGTTCTGGTGATGTTGGGCGAAGGTGGCGAAAACAAATCGAAcactaatattaatttcttgatCGAGGAATACGGGGTGATGGTGAACAATG ACAGCGTTGTACGTATGGGTTACAATCAAACGTTGCACCCGAAGGAATGTCTCGTCTCTCAAGGCTTGTCCAACAAATCGACGTTTTTGAAGAATCACAACGAATACTC AGACATCAATTTCCTATATCCATACGGTGCAACATTGAACGTTGTGCAACCATCGGTGGTCGCGTTGTCAAGCGGCTCGATTGCTATTCCAATGAACAGACCTATCTGTGCTTACTATTCGGGTAAAAACGGATCTGGTAAATTGGTTGTTTTGGGCTCGGCCAGGATGTTTACGGATCCCTATATCGAGAGGGAGAAGAATAGTGCCTTGCAAGAAATGattttcgatttcttcgatTCGAACGATACGGCCGAGAAAGATTTTCAATCGGACGACGTCGAT tTTTGGGAGTACAACTTTGTACCCGATATAACGCAGCAAGCGGACAATCCAAAAGTTTGTACGCAAGATCTCGACAATATCGAGGTTCCGCGAGAATATACGAAATTGTTTAAACATcacttttattcgataaactTGAATATGGTACCGGCTGCTATAAAGGCATACGAAACTTTGGGAGTAAAGCACGAATCGTTGAGCTTGATACCACCTCATTTCGAGGCACCTCTACCGCCGACCCAAGCATCG GTGTTTCCACCGAGCTTTCAGGAATTACCACCACCAGCATTAGAGTTATTTGACCTGGACGAAGCATTCAGTTCTGACTTATTAAAGTTATCCCAAttgacgaataaatatatgtcgACTAAGAATTTATCGAGCGACACCGAATTAGATCATTATATTAGAGAATTTGGCGGTATATTAAGGATCAGCAGTTCCGATACTCATACGGCCAGCGAAGTATTGAATCGTGTTTTTCAAAAGATATCCAGCTATAAGACCAtgcaagaaagaaacgaatacaCCTGA
- the LOC122635868 gene encoding nuclear transcription factor Y subunit gamma-like — translation MSVFFVNTNQDSEVEGDSNGDLQIASPGSSEAQQNLIQFWPKVTEEIKKIRTIDQKTQSLPLARIKKIMKLDGDVKMISAEAPMLFSKAAEIFIHELTLRAWVHTEDNKRRTLQRNDIAMAITKYDQFDFLIDIVPRDELKQSKAQTESTVRTSMNSDQVHYYFQLAQQQASANQNVQNNGTATQPIQIVQPSTGQIQTINIGSPVEQETSNASTTQTVTVQSPQQSSGQQIIQLQQAQQTPSSTQTGGIQIVQQIVTPTGEIQQIPIQLTPQQLQMIRMQVQGGSNQPIIIQTAPIQTQPQLIQVAQGAQAPVFLQTSAADNE, via the exons ATGTCGGTATTCTTCGTGAATAC TAACCAGGACAGCGAAGTTGAAGGGGATTCGAACGGGGATTTACAAATTGCATCACCTGGCAGTTCGGAAGCCCAACAAAACTTAATTCAATTTTGGCCAAAGGTTacggaagaaataaaaaaaattaggacC ATAGATCAAAAAACTCAATCTCTACCACTAGCtaggataaaaaagatcatGAAGTTGGATGGCGATGTTAAAATGATAAGCGCGGAGGCTCCAATGTTATTTTCTAAAGCTGCAGAAATCTTTATTCACGAGCTTACTCTCAGAGCATGGGTTCACACCGAAGATAATAAAAGGCGTACACTTCAGAGGAACGACATAGCGATGGCAATAACGAAATACGATCAGTttgattttcttatcgatattgTTCCTAGAGACGAATtgaagcaaagcaaagcacAAACAGAAAGCACAGTGCGCACGTCCATGAACTCGGATCAAGTTCATTATTACTTTCAGTTAGCGCAGCAACAAGCTTCGGCTAATCAAAACGTACAAAATAATGGCACGGCCACGCAACCTATACAAATTGTACAACCTTCGACGGGACAAATACAAACGATTAACATTGGTAGTCCTGTGGAACAG gaAACATCTAACGCGAGTACAACTCAAACCGTCACTGTGCAAAGTCCGCAGCAATCGTCGGGCCAACAAATAATTCAGTTACAACAGGCGCAACAAACTCCATCTTCAACTCAGACTGGAGGAATTCAAATTGTACAACAAATTGTAACTCCCACTGGGGAGATACAACAGATACCT ATCCAGTTGACTCCTCAGCAACTACAAATGATACGCATGCAGGTTCAAGGAGGTAGCAATCAGCCTATCATAATCCAGACTGCTCCCATTCAAACTCAACCACAACTCATACAAGTCGCGCAGGGTGCACAGGCGCCAGTTTTCTTACAGACCAGTGCCGCCGATAACGAGTAA
- the LOC122635677 gene encoding eyes absent homolog 4 isoform X2 translates to MLTEDNDPTKPAGVLDNAGNVSSSTEASVQHPRSTNNETEVKNEVQDCPENESVPGSELYIDENAEEKEQEYPDSMEKADYGTLYGANQYYNSIYNSPTYGSTTGTKNTSSLQSSYLTSYTTPSTMTQYSSYAGYNSGTTTFPNVGQNISSASQKLDYTAYGSSLYGNDRVPLQYSGYYPMPGYHTTHTSFNIGNLNFADSTKTALTLDASAHDASDPTARETTNVEGTTAKPCRRGRRQSGSGNSIGSADTTEAGPDRIFIWDLDETIVVFHSLLTGQFATKHRKDPTLLAQVAYRMEEMIFNLADTHFFFNDIEDCDQVHIDDVSSDDNGQDLSSYNFATDGFQCASANNGICLASGVRGGVDWMRKLAFRYRKIKEIYCNYRNNVGGLLGAAKREQWVQLRSEIEVLTDNWLTSAVKCLSLINKRSHCINILVTTTQLVPALSKVLLFGIGGIFPIENIYSASKIGKESCFGRVVARFGRRCTYVVIGDDSDEETAARAHNFPFWRINSHSDTQALYNALEMGFL, encoded by the exons ATGTTAACCGAAGACAATGACCCGACGAAACCAGCAGGCGTTTTAGACAATGCTGGCAACGTGTCTTCCTCGACGGAGGCCTCGGTACAGCACCCTCGCAGCACAAACAATG AAACCGAAGTTAAAAACGAAGTCCAGGACTGTCCGGAGAACGAAAGTGTGCCGGGTAGCGAATTGTACATCGACGAGAACGCCGAGGAAAAGGAACAGGAGTATCCGGATTCTATGGAAAAGGCTGACTACGGTACTCTCTATGGCGCCAATCAATACTATAACAG CATATACAATTCGCCTACTTACGGATCGACGACGGGCACCAAGAACACGTCGAGCTTGCAAAGCTCTTATCTAACTTCGTACACAACCCCAAGCACGATGACGCAGTATTCGTCGTATGCCGGCTACAATAGTGGTACCACGACGTTCCCTAACGTAGGACAAAATATATCCTCGGCTTCCCAG AAGCTGGACTATACCGCTTATGGTAGCAGTTTGTACGGAAACGACAGGGTACCCCTTCAATATTCTGGCTATTATCCGATGCCTGGTTACCACACGACTCATACGTCCTTCAACATAGGAAATCTCAACTTTGCTG attcgACGAAGACAGCACTCACGCTGGACGCGAGCGCTCATGATGCGAGTGACCCGACCGCACGAGAGACCACAAACGTCGAAG GGACTACAGCGAAGCCCTGCAGGCGCGGTAGGCGGCAGAGCGGAAGCGGAAACAGTATCGGTTCCGCGGACACGACGGAAGCCGGCCCCGATCGTATATTCATTTGGGATCTCGACGAAACCATAGTCGTGTTTCATTCGCTTCTCACTGGTCAATTCGCTACGAAGCACCGAAAAGATCCTACCTTGCTCGCACAGGTAGCCTACAGGATGGaggaaatgatatttaatttggCCGACACACACTTTTTCTTCAACGACATTGAG GATTGCGATCAAGTACACATAGACGACGTATCGTCCGACGACAACGGACAGGACCTATCCTCGTACAATTTCGCAACGGACGGCTTTCAATGTGCTTCGGCGAACAACGGTATATGCTTAGCCTCCGGGGTACGCGGTGGCGTAGATTGGATGAGAAAGCTCGCCTTCCGTTATCGCAAGATAAAGGAGATCTACTGTAATTATCGCAACAACGTTGGCGGTCTGCTCGGAGCGGCGAAACGCGAACAATGGGTCCAGCTGCGTTCAGAGATCGAAGTTCTCACCGATAATTGGCTGACGTCGGCCGTCAAGTGTCTCAGTTTGATCAACAAGAGAAGCCATTGCATCAACATTCTCGTAACCACCACTCAACTTGTGCCGGCCCTCTCCAAGGTCCTTCTATTCGGTATCGGTGGAATATTTCCCATTGAGAATATTTATTCCGCATCTAAAATAG GAAAAGAGAGTTGCTTCGGAAGGGTGGTGGCTCGTTTCGGTCGTAGATGTACGTACGTCGTGATAGGGGATGATTCCGACGAGGAGACGGCAGCGAGAGCGCACAACTTTCCTTTCTGGCGAATAAACAGTCACTCGGATACTCAGGCGCTTTATAACGCTTTGGAAATGGGATTCCTTTAA
- the LOC122635677 gene encoding eyes absent homolog 4 isoform X1 → MITCDCPIAYRFIHYFHLIPWCSIGYGRKSALMNFAWNRNIWLTVLYICLFVRAETEVKNEVQDCPENESVPGSELYIDENAEEKEQEYPDSMEKADYGTLYGANQYYNSIYNSPTYGSTTGTKNTSSLQSSYLTSYTTPSTMTQYSSYAGYNSGTTTFPNVGQNISSASQKLDYTAYGSSLYGNDRVPLQYSGYYPMPGYHTTHTSFNIGNLNFADSTKTALTLDASAHDASDPTARETTNVEGTTAKPCRRGRRQSGSGNSIGSADTTEAGPDRIFIWDLDETIVVFHSLLTGQFATKHRKDPTLLAQVAYRMEEMIFNLADTHFFFNDIEDCDQVHIDDVSSDDNGQDLSSYNFATDGFQCASANNGICLASGVRGGVDWMRKLAFRYRKIKEIYCNYRNNVGGLLGAAKREQWVQLRSEIEVLTDNWLTSAVKCLSLINKRSHCINILVTTTQLVPALSKVLLFGIGGIFPIENIYSASKIGKESCFGRVVARFGRRCTYVVIGDDSDEETAARAHNFPFWRINSHSDTQALYNALEMGFL, encoded by the exons ATGATCACATGCGATTGTCCAATTGCTTAtcgtttcattcattattttcatttaattccaTGGTGTTCGATCGGTTATGGACGAAAGAGCGCTCTGATGAATTTCGCTTGGAATAGAAATATCTGGTTGACTGTGTTATATATTTGCTTGTTCGTACGGGCAGAAACCGAAGTTAAAAACGAAGTCCAGGACTGTCCGGAGAACGAAAGTGTGCCGGGTAGCGAATTGTACATCGACGAGAACGCCGAGGAAAAGGAACAGGAGTATCCGGATTCTATGGAAAAGGCTGACTACGGTACTCTCTATGGCGCCAATCAATACTATAACAG CATATACAATTCGCCTACTTACGGATCGACGACGGGCACCAAGAACACGTCGAGCTTGCAAAGCTCTTATCTAACTTCGTACACAACCCCAAGCACGATGACGCAGTATTCGTCGTATGCCGGCTACAATAGTGGTACCACGACGTTCCCTAACGTAGGACAAAATATATCCTCGGCTTCCCAG AAGCTGGACTATACCGCTTATGGTAGCAGTTTGTACGGAAACGACAGGGTACCCCTTCAATATTCTGGCTATTATCCGATGCCTGGTTACCACACGACTCATACGTCCTTCAACATAGGAAATCTCAACTTTGCTG attcgACGAAGACAGCACTCACGCTGGACGCGAGCGCTCATGATGCGAGTGACCCGACCGCACGAGAGACCACAAACGTCGAAG GGACTACAGCGAAGCCCTGCAGGCGCGGTAGGCGGCAGAGCGGAAGCGGAAACAGTATCGGTTCCGCGGACACGACGGAAGCCGGCCCCGATCGTATATTCATTTGGGATCTCGACGAAACCATAGTCGTGTTTCATTCGCTTCTCACTGGTCAATTCGCTACGAAGCACCGAAAAGATCCTACCTTGCTCGCACAGGTAGCCTACAGGATGGaggaaatgatatttaatttggCCGACACACACTTTTTCTTCAACGACATTGAG GATTGCGATCAAGTACACATAGACGACGTATCGTCCGACGACAACGGACAGGACCTATCCTCGTACAATTTCGCAACGGACGGCTTTCAATGTGCTTCGGCGAACAACGGTATATGCTTAGCCTCCGGGGTACGCGGTGGCGTAGATTGGATGAGAAAGCTCGCCTTCCGTTATCGCAAGATAAAGGAGATCTACTGTAATTATCGCAACAACGTTGGCGGTCTGCTCGGAGCGGCGAAACGCGAACAATGGGTCCAGCTGCGTTCAGAGATCGAAGTTCTCACCGATAATTGGCTGACGTCGGCCGTCAAGTGTCTCAGTTTGATCAACAAGAGAAGCCATTGCATCAACATTCTCGTAACCACCACTCAACTTGTGCCGGCCCTCTCCAAGGTCCTTCTATTCGGTATCGGTGGAATATTTCCCATTGAGAATATTTATTCCGCATCTAAAATAG GAAAAGAGAGTTGCTTCGGAAGGGTGGTGGCTCGTTTCGGTCGTAGATGTACGTACGTCGTGATAGGGGATGATTCCGACGAGGAGACGGCAGCGAGAGCGCACAACTTTCCTTTCTGGCGAATAAACAGTCACTCGGATACTCAGGCGCTTTATAACGCTTTGGAAATGGGATTCCTTTAA
- the LOC122635676 gene encoding digestive cysteine proteinase 1 produces MIHVRCALVLILLGIVYAEKLRSPTFSKAYTAKGTLYIPYAEIREPFYAWYDGKSGSSRIDYYGGIVKTFQLASKGLYGTSIKVAPITTESVTNEETCLQVNGSSDFKIHPQSIIPDTTGMECIGEDVLNGLSCEKWRLVENFGDKQNKYTLWIRYKKSPYLPQKKEPIPVRYEMIGFNSLLGSHYDHYYLDYDWYSFDAPSPDVFKVTENSTCISFPGPGDKHIYTFNPMQEFIHNYDEHVNVAFKKFKKTHQKYYKNETEHIKRKELFRQNMRFIHSINRANLGYQLDVNHLADRSALEMKALRGKQYTKGYNGGEPFPHDIEREIASVPDNLDWRLYGAVTPVKDQSVCGSCWSFGTTGAVEGAYYMRYGKLVRLSQQALIDCSWGFGNNGCDGGEDFRSYQWIMKHGGLPSEDEYGGYLGQDGFCHVNNVTMAAKISGYVNVTPGNVDALKIALANHGPISVAIDASHKTFSFYSHGVYYEAACGNTEDKLDHAVLAVGYGILKGKAYWLIKNSWSNYWGNDGYILMAQQDNNCGVLTAPTYVTI; encoded by the exons ATGATTCACGTTAGATGTGCTTTGGTTCTAATACTTCTCG gTATTGTTTATGCTGAGAAGTTAAGATCTCCAACATTTAGTAAAGCTTACACCGCAAAAGGTACATTGTATATTCCGTACGCCGAAATACGCGAACCTTTTTATGCATGGTACGATGGGAAAAGTGGATCTAGTCGAATTGATTATTATGGAG GAATAGTTAAGACTTTCCAACTTGCCAGTAAAGGATTGTATGGTACTAGTATCAAAGTTGCACCTATTACTACGGAATCTGTCACGAATGAAGAAACGTGTCTTCAAGTAAATGGTTCTAGtgattttaaaattcatcCGCAGAGTATTATTCCTGATACAACTGGAATGGAG tGTATCGGAGAGGATGTTTTAAATGGTTTGTCGTGTGAAAAATGGAGGCTTGTTGAAAACTTTGGTGACAAACAGAATAAGTATACGTTGTGGATACGTTATAAG AAATCTCCATATCTACCGCAAAAGAAGGAACCTATACCAGTGAGATACGAAATGATCGGTTTTAACAGCTTGCTCGGTTCTCATTACGATCATTATTATCTGGATTACGATTGGTACTCCTTTGATGCTCCCAGTCCAGATGTGTTCAAAGTTACGGAAA ATTCTACGTGCATTAGTTTCCCTGGACCTGgagataaacatatatatacgttcaatCCTATGCAGgaatttattcataattatgACGAGCACGTAAATGTAGCATTTAAGAAGTTTAAGAAAACAcatcaaaaatattacaagaaCGAAACCGAACATATTAAACGCAAGGAATTATTTCGACAGAATATGAG ATTCATTCATTCGATCAACCGTGCGAACTTGGGATATCAACTGGATGTGAATCATCTGGCCGATCGTTCTGCTCTTGAAATGAAAGCTTTGCGTGGCAAACAGTATACAAAAGGTTACAATGGCGGTGAACCATTTCCTCATGatatcgaaagagagatagccAGCGTTCCCGACAATTTGGATTGGAGGCTGTATGGTGCTGTGACACCCGTTAAAG ATCAATCTGTATGCGGATCCTGTTGGAGTTTTGGCACAACCGGTGCGGTGGAAGGGGCGTATTATATGAGATATGGAAAATTAGTACGCTTATCTCAACAG GCCCTCATCGACTGTTCATGGGGCTTTGGTAATAACGGATGCGATGGCGGTGAGGATTTTCGATCCTATCAGTGGATTATGAAGCATGGCGGATTACCATCCGAAGATGAATATGGCGGTTATTTAGGCCAG GATGGATTTTGTCATGTTAACAATGTTACTATGGCAGCTAAGATTTCGGGATACGTTAATGTCACACCGGGAAACGTGGACGCTTTAAAGATAGCTCTAGCGAACCATGGTCCAATTTCTGTCGCTATCGACGCATCTCACAaaacattttccttttattcgcATGGTGTCTATTACGAAGCCGCGTGCG GTAATACGGAGGACAAGTTGGATCACGCCGTCTTAGCTGTTGGCTATGGTATACTGAAAGGAAAGGCTTATTGGCTAATAAAGAATTCATGGTCAAATTACTGGGGTAACGACGGTTACATACTTATGGCGCAACAGGATAACAATTGCGGCGTTTTGACCGCACCGACGTATGTTACGATATAA